A single Endozoicomonas sp. NE40 DNA region contains:
- the hpaB gene encoding 4-hydroxyphenylacetate 3-monooxygenase, oxygenase component gives MSIRPQDYRPEDYRAESNRPLTGEEYLASLRDGREIYIDGQRIEDVTTHPAFRNSAATVAKLYDALHDPETKEKLCCETDTGNGGYTHKFFRYARSKDELREQRDAIAEWARISYGWMGRTPDYKAAFGSSLGAFPEFYGKFEDNARRWYKRIQESCLYLNHAIVNPPIDRDKSADQVRDVYVHVERETDEGIYVSGAKVVATNSALTHYNFIAQGSAQVIGNDTDFALMFLTPMNTKGVKLISRGSYEMNSSRVGEPFDYPLSSRFDENDAILIFDNVFVPWENVLVYRDFDKLRSWFPVAGFGRLFPMQGCVRLCVKLDFLAGLLEKALECTGVVDFRGVSADLGEVVAWRNMFWSLTDSMYAEAEPWQEDAYLPNVAALQSYRVFAPTAYPKIMNIIQQTAASGLIYMPSGAKDLKNPELDKYLAQYCRGSRGIDHVDRIKIMKLLWDAVGTEFGGRHELYEINYAGSAEEVRMQCLRWARNTGAMAEMSALVEKCMSDYDIEGWNDPAYNNGEDLKKGFM, from the coding sequence ATGAGTATACGCCCTCAGGACTATCGCCCCGAAGACTATCGTGCTGAATCCAACCGCCCTCTTACCGGAGAAGAATATCTTGCCTCTCTCAGAGACGGTCGGGAAATATATATCGACGGACAACGGATTGAAGACGTTACCACACACCCGGCATTCCGCAACTCTGCCGCCACTGTCGCCAAACTCTACGATGCCCTCCATGACCCCGAAACCAAAGAGAAACTCTGCTGTGAAACCGATACAGGCAATGGCGGTTACACTCACAAATTCTTCCGCTATGCCCGCAGCAAAGATGAGCTCAGGGAACAACGGGACGCTATCGCAGAATGGGCCAGAATATCCTACGGCTGGATGGGTCGCACCCCCGATTACAAAGCCGCGTTCGGTAGCTCACTGGGGGCATTTCCAGAATTTTACGGCAAGTTTGAAGACAACGCCCGGCGCTGGTACAAACGTATTCAGGAATCCTGCCTCTATCTGAACCATGCGATTGTTAACCCACCCATTGACCGGGACAAATCAGCTGACCAGGTGCGTGACGTTTATGTACACGTTGAACGTGAGACCGATGAAGGCATTTATGTCAGCGGTGCCAAAGTGGTTGCCACCAATTCTGCACTCACCCACTACAACTTTATTGCTCAGGGTTCTGCCCAGGTGATTGGTAATGACACCGATTTTGCCCTGATGTTCCTGACTCCAATGAACACCAAAGGCGTTAAACTGATTTCCCGTGGTTCTTATGAAATGAACTCAAGCCGGGTGGGTGAACCCTTTGATTACCCACTCTCCAGCCGGTTTGATGAAAACGACGCCATCCTGATTTTTGATAACGTCTTTGTTCCCTGGGAAAACGTGCTGGTTTACCGGGATTTCGACAAACTACGCTCCTGGTTCCCGGTCGCAGGCTTTGGTCGTCTATTCCCCATGCAGGGTTGCGTCAGGTTGTGCGTCAAGCTGGACTTCCTTGCCGGTCTTCTGGAAAAGGCGCTGGAGTGTACCGGTGTCGTTGATTTCCGTGGTGTCTCTGCTGACCTTGGCGAAGTTGTGGCATGGCGAAACATGTTCTGGTCATTAACGGACTCAATGTACGCCGAAGCGGAACCCTGGCAAGAAGACGCTTACCTGCCCAACGTAGCCGCTTTGCAGTCCTACCGGGTATTCGCGCCAACGGCTTATCCGAAGATCATGAATATCATTCAGCAGACTGCCGCCAGCGGCCTGATCTATATGCCCAGTGGTGCGAAGGACTTAAAGAATCCGGAACTGGATAAATACCTTGCGCAATATTGTCGCGGTTCCCGGGGCATAGATCATGTTGATCGCATCAAAATCATGAAGCTGCTGTGGGACGCTGTAGGTACCGAATTTGGTGGACGTCATGAGTTGTATGAAATCAACTATGCCGGTAGCGCTGAAGAAGTCCGTATGCAATGCCTGCGCTGGGCGCGCAACACTGGAGCTATGGCGGAAATGAGCGCACTGGTTGAAAAATGCATGAGCGACTACGACATTGAAGGCTGGAATGACCCTGCCTACAACAACGGCGAAGACTTGAAAAAAGGCTTCATGTAA